In one Corallococcus sp. EGB genomic region, the following are encoded:
- a CDS encoding DUF4388 domain-containing protein, with translation MFPPPSQVLRQREGLLADTPFPLLLHALMVEERTCTLELKVRQREKRITFEDGAPVACQSNLLHETLGKYLVEKGRLSEADYQKSLAESVSSGMQLGGLLVQKGLISPFDLYKQLQANLAHKLLDCFRWTDAKYRLIADVETPDATVRANSAQLILTGVSTQLPFDTVATHFTFTDDRRFGQMPGVESAPKLSSKDARLFQALRQRPNFNELLERTGFDMDSVLRRLYALCLLGVAGFVEDVDARAEELARKAPAAPIPAPAPVPVSTPVPVPSQTPSGTPFSDEDEAARNALVGAFLNHRSLDPFALLDVPEDVQPVALRKAFLAAADRFSPLRFQTAELKEKAEGLLAAYARAYGSLSEPEQNAIWKKRRQAHREKARNATGRPSTAEQFRIRTDLLDATSQFDEGKRRLEARNFAGAFEYFEYACDIDPKPLYQAHRAWARYLMRPEAHGRLVLQELQELTRQEPGLEEGWAFLGDVARGEGQWALADEALRKAFKLNPQQRRYVALIQEIARRR, from the coding sequence ATGTTCCCCCCGCCGTCCCAGGTGCTGCGCCAGCGCGAGGGCCTGCTGGCGGACACGCCCTTCCCGCTGCTCCTGCACGCGCTGATGGTGGAGGAGCGCACCTGCACGCTGGAGCTCAAGGTGCGCCAGCGCGAGAAGCGCATCACCTTCGAGGACGGCGCCCCGGTGGCGTGCCAGTCCAACCTCCTGCACGAGACGCTGGGCAAGTACCTGGTGGAGAAGGGCCGCCTGTCGGAGGCGGACTACCAGAAGTCCCTGGCGGAGAGCGTGTCCTCGGGCATGCAGCTGGGCGGGCTGCTCGTGCAGAAGGGGCTCATCAGCCCCTTCGACCTCTACAAGCAGCTCCAGGCGAACCTGGCGCACAAGCTGTTGGACTGCTTCCGCTGGACGGACGCGAAGTACCGCCTCATCGCGGACGTGGAGACCCCGGACGCCACCGTGCGCGCCAACAGCGCGCAGCTCATCCTCACCGGCGTCTCCACCCAGCTGCCCTTCGACACCGTCGCCACGCACTTCACCTTCACGGACGACCGCCGCTTCGGACAGATGCCTGGCGTGGAGTCCGCCCCCAAGCTCTCCTCCAAGGACGCGCGCCTGTTCCAGGCCCTGCGCCAGCGCCCCAACTTCAACGAGCTGCTGGAGCGCACCGGCTTCGACATGGACTCCGTGCTGCGCCGGCTCTACGCCCTGTGCCTGTTGGGCGTGGCGGGCTTCGTGGAGGACGTGGACGCGCGCGCGGAGGAGCTGGCCCGGAAGGCCCCCGCCGCCCCCATCCCCGCGCCCGCTCCGGTGCCCGTCTCCACGCCGGTGCCCGTGCCGTCCCAGACACCGTCGGGCACGCCCTTCTCGGACGAGGACGAGGCCGCGCGCAACGCGCTCGTGGGCGCGTTCCTCAACCACCGCAGCCTGGATCCGTTCGCGCTCCTGGACGTGCCGGAGGACGTGCAGCCGGTGGCGCTGCGCAAGGCGTTCCTCGCCGCCGCGGACCGCTTCTCCCCGCTGCGCTTCCAGACCGCGGAGCTGAAGGAGAAGGCGGAAGGGCTGCTGGCCGCGTACGCGCGGGCCTACGGCTCGCTGTCGGAGCCGGAGCAGAACGCCATCTGGAAGAAGCGCCGGCAGGCCCACCGGGAGAAGGCGCGCAACGCCACCGGCCGGCCCTCCACCGCGGAGCAGTTCCGCATCCGCACGGACCTCCTGGACGCCACCAGCCAGTTCGACGAGGGCAAGAGGCGCCTGGAGGCGCGCAACTTCGCGGGCGCCTTCGAGTACTTCGAATACGCGTGCGACATCGACCCCAAGCCGCTGTACCAGGCCCACCGCGCCTGGGCGCGCTACCTCATGAGGCCAGAGGCCCATGGCCGGCTGGTGCTCCAGGAGCTCCAGGAGCTGACCCGCCAGGAGCCCGGCCTGGAGGAGGGTTGGGCCTTCCTGGGGGACGTCGCCCGGGGCGAGGGCCAGTGGGCGCTCGCGGACGAGGCCCTGCGCAAGGCCTTCAAGCTGAACCCCCAGCAGCGCCGCTACGTGGCGCTCATCCAGGAGATCGCCCGGCGGCGGTGA
- a CDS encoding TadE/TadG family type IV pilus assembly protein, whose protein sequence is MRSRYESGQVAVETAIVLPLFIFLLLGILQLGLMHQARLLTKYAAYKAVRAGSLHNGNVEMMERAALAVLLPMISQAGSGGAEKITPVNGASEFNQKWNAVSKNKMPEVNLKYAEVQICGPSKNLITSDTHDNREADFDDARIASGNGSGGGQGDWGKSLRTKLSIQVTFNYRLPIPFADVVIYNIARGQRTLPWVLRLGKEEDQTKLSYVKYKIDQNDAAAAQKIYILPIRATYIMRMQSNLYLSNSNLPDSYLTNKCTFTFDSLG, encoded by the coding sequence ATGCGGTCCAGATACGAATCAGGGCAGGTGGCCGTGGAGACCGCCATCGTTCTTCCCCTGTTCATCTTCCTGCTGCTGGGCATCCTTCAACTGGGCCTGATGCACCAGGCGCGCCTGCTGACGAAGTACGCGGCCTACAAGGCCGTGCGGGCCGGCTCCCTGCACAACGGCAACGTGGAGATGATGGAGCGCGCGGCGCTCGCCGTGCTGCTGCCCATGATCAGCCAGGCCGGCAGCGGTGGCGCGGAGAAGATCACCCCCGTCAACGGCGCCTCGGAGTTCAACCAGAAGTGGAACGCCGTCTCCAAGAACAAGATGCCGGAGGTGAACCTCAAGTACGCGGAGGTGCAGATCTGCGGCCCCTCCAAGAACCTGATCACCTCCGACACCCACGACAACAGGGAGGCGGACTTTGATGACGCGAGGATCGCCTCCGGCAACGGTTCGGGGGGCGGTCAGGGCGACTGGGGAAAGAGCCTCCGCACCAAGCTGAGCATCCAGGTGACGTTCAACTACCGGCTGCCCATCCCCTTCGCGGACGTCGTCATCTACAACATCGCGCGGGGGCAGAGGACGCTCCCCTGGGTGCTGCGTCTGGGCAAGGAGGAGGACCAGACCAAGCTGTCATACGTCAAGTACAAGATCGATCAGAACGACGCGGCCGCCGCTCAGAAGATCTACATCCTGCCCATCCGCGCCACGTACATCATGCGGATGCAGTCCAATCTGTACCTGTCGAACTCGAACCTGCCGGATTCGTATCTCACGAACAAGTGCACGTTCACGTTCGACTCCCTGGGGTGA
- a CDS encoding TadE/TadG family type IV pilus assembly protein has protein sequence MSIRLRRGHRGAASVEMALSMIVLIPIFLYAIFLDDLLRYSLDAQEAALSTVWDYTTQDYSKDLPQNRSGSAGTEIQYFSRLTFCDHESGIDRTDRQGGDGSYLDCSDPDHHKAVVAHVCWMNSNAKQVTCEAPDRGAGSSVEPRHRMYQNEYTKGGLVKCSARAVVENYMLPETFLPQFGKEPKLVKKNWKGEGDVHSNAEAGVGGEDGNAYFLKEQKLAIITDTWAITENADREPGDKGGGEMYSRVDFVYSRSPKYATMAQAYATFSQKITQDLLSPLALVMGDSPLKPNLAVKPHDGRTPTPSISMAQEGRGGGKANYFTTEWKDWDSNKSEAIYKHGQRGEWYMGCKDAEKC, from the coding sequence ATGAGCATCCGACTTCGCAGGGGCCACCGCGGCGCCGCCTCCGTGGAGATGGCGCTGTCGATGATCGTCCTCATCCCCATCTTCCTCTACGCCATCTTCCTGGACGACCTGCTGCGCTACTCACTGGACGCCCAGGAGGCGGCGCTGTCCACCGTCTGGGACTACACCACGCAGGACTACAGCAAGGACCTGCCGCAGAACAGGTCAGGCAGTGCCGGCACGGAGATCCAGTACTTCTCCCGCCTGACCTTCTGCGACCACGAGTCCGGCATCGACCGCACGGACCGGCAGGGCGGGGACGGCTCGTACCTGGACTGCAGTGATCCGGACCACCACAAGGCGGTGGTGGCCCACGTCTGCTGGATGAACAGCAACGCCAAGCAGGTGACGTGCGAAGCGCCCGACAGGGGCGCGGGCAGCTCGGTGGAGCCCCGCCACCGCATGTACCAGAACGAGTACACCAAGGGCGGCCTGGTGAAGTGCTCGGCCCGCGCGGTGGTGGAGAACTACATGCTGCCGGAGACGTTCCTGCCCCAGTTCGGCAAGGAGCCGAAGCTGGTGAAGAAGAACTGGAAGGGAGAGGGCGACGTCCACAGCAACGCCGAGGCCGGCGTGGGCGGCGAGGATGGCAACGCCTACTTCCTCAAGGAGCAGAAGCTGGCGATCATCACCGACACCTGGGCCATCACGGAGAACGCGGACCGGGAGCCGGGGGACAAGGGCGGCGGCGAGATGTATTCCCGCGTCGACTTCGTCTACAGCCGCAGCCCGAAGTACGCGACCATGGCGCAGGCCTACGCGACCTTCAGCCAGAAGATCACCCAGGACCTGCTCTCGCCGCTGGCCCTGGTGATGGGCGACAGCCCGCTCAAGCCGAACCTGGCCGTGAAGCCCCACGACGGCCGCACGCCCACGCCCTCCATCAGCATGGCCCAGGAGGGCCGTGGTGGAGGCAAGGCCAACTACTTCACCACCGAGTGGAAGGACTGGGACAGCAACAAGAGCGAGGCCATCTACAAGCACGGGCAGCGCGGCGAGTGGTACATGGGCTGTAAGGACGCGGAGAAGTGCTGA